Part of the Armatimonadota bacterium genome is shown below.
TTTGGGTGACGGCCCCCATGCCGTTGCAGGTGGGGCAAGCTTTGGGCGGGGCTTTGTCCGCCGTGCCCGTTCCGTCACACGTCCCGCAAGTTGCCGAACGGCGGTAGGAAACTTTTTTCTCGATCCCGGCCAAGACTTCCACGAGGGAGACGCTGGTTTCGGTGCGGATGTCGTCACCTTCCCGTAGGCCCCCACGGGCGCGGGGGGCTCCGCCAGCCCCGCCGAAAAACGCTTCGAAAAGGTCGCCGAATCCGGCCCCTCCCGTGAAAAAGTCGGCTCCGGGGGGCATGCCCCCGCCGTCGTCAACCCTGCCGAACCGGTCGAACTGCGCCCGCTTGTCGGGATCGCTGAGGATGGCGTATGCCGTGCTGAGTTCCTTGAATTTGGCTTCGGCCTCAGGGTTGTCCGGGTTGACGTCGGGGTGGTACTGCCGCGCGAGTTTGCGGTAGGCAGATTTGATCTGGTCCGGGCTCGCGTCTCGCGAAACCCCTAAGACGGCGTAGGGGTCTTGGTCTGGCATGGGCAATCAGTCGTTTTCGTCGTCTTCTGCGCCGGCTTCTTCTTCGCTGGCCAAATCGTCGAGCGACATTTCCGGCCCGTCGTCTTCGGCAACGGCGACATCTTCTTCATCGTCGGCCGCGGCAACTGCCCCGGTGTCGTCGTCTTCGAGCAAAGCGGCGACCGTCTCGTCGGCATCGCCTTCAAGGGTGAGGTCTTCTTCGTCGTCGTCATCCCCAAATCCGAGGTCATCCAGGCCGAGGAGGTCGAGGTCGTCGTCATCGGCGTCGTCATCATCGACTCCGGGGAGGAGGAGGCCCACATCATCCAAGCCGAGCTCGTCGAGAGCGCTGTAGTCTTCGTCGAGTTCGGCGGCTTGGGCGTCGCTGCCGAGGATCGGCTTGATTTTGCCTTTGGCGATTTCTTCCAAGGCAATGGAAAGCGGGTGGTTGGTGTCGATCCGGACGAGCGGGGGCGCGCCTTCTTTGATTTGTTTTGCCCGTTTCGCGGCGAGGTTAGTGAGGACAAACTTACCGTATTCGACTTCGTTGAGGATA
Proteins encoded:
- the rpoZ gene encoding DNA-directed RNA polymerase subunit omega, with translation MSANEKIFPAPDILNEVEYGKFVLTNLAAKRAKQIKEGAPPLVRIDTNHPLSIALEEIAKGKIKPILGSDAQAAELDEDYSALDELGLDDVGLLLPGVDDDDADDDDLDLLGLDDLGFGDDDDEEDLTLEGDADETVAALLEDDDTGAVAAADDEEDVAVAEDDGPEMSLDDLASEEEAGAEDDEND